The nucleotide sequence ACTAGGCTGTTTGTCTCACTACCAGTGACTCTCAACTGGTGTATTTCAGGCCTTTGCCAACCCCGAGGATGCCCTGAGACACGGAGGCCCTCAGTATTGCCGGAGCGACCCCGATGTGGAGCGCTGCCTCAGGCAAGTACTTCGGGCCCCTGGCCTGGCCACACCTGGCCACAGCCTGCCCTTTCAGACCTTCTTCTGCACACGGGGGGCTTGGAGGACTCTCAGGGGCCGAGGTTTTCTGTGTTCCTGATCTTCTCTGACTGTTTTACTTTATTCAGTGATTTCATTTCCCATGAACTTTGGAAAAGTAAGACGTGGTCATGACTCACAATTACAAAGTGAGAAAGGTGTCTTCAGTGAAAATTCAGTCTCCCTCCTACCTCTGACTTCCAGGCACTACACAGTTCTACTGGCCAGGGGCAAACACTCCTGCCAGTGGCCATGCATCTTCCCATAGAGACTTTCTGCATTTACAAACATGCGTGCCACACTTTTCCCGTTGTGCCCCATAGAATCACCCTTTATCCGCTGGTCTgtactgtgctttttttttttttgagacggagtctcgttctatcacccaggctggagtgcagtggcacaatctcggctcactgcaagctctgccgccagggttcacgctattctcctgcctcagcctcccgagtagttgggactacaggcgcccgccacctcgcctggctatttttttgtatttttagtagagacggggtttcaccatgttagccaggatggtctcaatctcctgacctcatgatccgcccaccttggcctcccaaagtgctgggattataggcatgagccactgcacctggccattttttttttaatatgacaaCAGAGATTGTTCCCCATCGGCTCACAGAGGAGTTGCATTCACTGTATTGGCGCTCCAGCATTTATGTTGCCATTCTGTTGAATGTACGGCCCATAACTTCCCTAACCGATTCCCCtgcgatgggcatttgggctctTTCTGTGTTATGAACAGAAGGCCTcaacacctctttttttttttttttttttttttttttttttttgagacagagtctcgctctgttgcccaggctggagtgcagtggcgccatctcggctcactgcaacctctgccacctgagttcaagcaattctcctgcctcagcctcccaagtagctggggctacaggcgtgcaccaccatgtctggctaatttttgtatttttagtagagatggggtttcactatgttggccaggctggtctggaactcctgacctcagatgatctgtccgcctcggcctcccaaactgctgggattacaggcgtgagcccccgctcCCAGCCTCAACACTTTTTTCATTTGCCTTTATGGGTATGTGTGAGCAAAACCGCAGGGTACAACACAATAATAAGACATTTTGCCAAGTGTGCACGAGTCTTTTCCCGCTACTGGTGTGGGAGCCATTTTTCCATCCCTCTGACAACTCAACTGACAACTCATTGTATTGGCATATTTGGGTGGATCCCTACCAAGGTGATAGGTGAAAATTTATATcacatttcattttgctttgcacttcttttttatgtatgtatgtatgtatttatttatttatttttgagacggagtctcgctctgtcgcccagtctggagtgcagtggtgtgatcttggctcactacaagctccgcctcccgggttcacgccattctcctgcctcagcctcccaagtagctgggactacaggcgctcaccaccatgcccagttaatgttttgtatttttagtagagacggggtttcaccattttagccagttggtctcaatctcgtgaccttgtgatccacccgtcttggcctcccaaagtgctgggattacaggcgtgagccaccgctcctggcctttattttttttttttggatacggagtctcactctgtcacccaggctggagtgcagtggcacgatctcggctcgctgcagcctccacctctcgggttcaagcaattctcctgcctcagcttcctgagtagctgggaccacaggtgcccgccaccacacctggctaattttttgtgtttttagtagagatggggtttcaccatgctagtcaggatggtctcaatctcttggcctcccaaagtgctgggattacaggtgtgagccaccacacctggcctgcactTCTTTATTCTTAGtgaagttgaacatcttttcacatgcttaacATCCCCCtggtcaattaaaataaatttcctcaTTATAAAAATCAGAACTCATTACAGACGATTTGGGTAATATTGAAAAAgcacagagacagaaaggagaaccACTCACGGTCCTAGTCGCGGTTCACACTTGTGTCTCTCTCCTCTTTGTCTtctatatctaaatatttttcataaaattaggCATGCATTAGGTACACCCAATTTGGAgttctgattttcttttgttAACATTATTTTGTGAACACTTTCCTTGTTGGTAAATGTTACTCAAAAAAtgattcttggccaggtgcggtggctcgtgcctataatcccaacactttcgagggccggcagatcacttgaggtcaggagttctaggccagcctggccaatatggcaaaaccctgtctccactaaaaatacaaaaattagctgggcatggtggcacgggcccgtagtcccagctacttgggaggctgaggcaggagaattgcttgaacccaggaggcagaggttgcagtgagccgagattgtgccactggactccagcttcttgggaggctgaggcaggagaattgcttgaacccaggaggcagaggttgcagtgagccgagattgtgccactgcactccagcttgggggatagagcaagactccatctccagaaaaagaaaaaaaaaaaaaaattcttaaaaaactGGCCTTGTAAAATCCCATCAGAGACCAAATGTTAATTTCACATAATTACAgtcaatattaaatttttttttggcagtttCTGCTCTGCCATTTTTCACCAGTGACCTGGAGAGTGAGGCGGTGGCACTTCAGGGGTTGAGGGTCATCAGAGGAGCTTgaaggggaagtggggaggaCGGGGAGCTGGAcaggctgaggccagaggcaAACTGTTGCACAGGTCTCAACACATTCCCCTGCATCACAGGCGGAAATGGGTGGGACACTGTCATTTAAATAATACACATTTCTTTCACTTGAAAGAAagtctgtgggtttttttcttatgtttttcttgGCCATTGACGATAATATGTCCACTTgcggttttaaaaaaattacagacctGTGTCATGTAGGAAGTTAAATTCCTTGCTATTTTACCCTTTCAAATCCTTCATATGAGGTCCGTCTCTCCATCAATGCACACCTACTATGTCcaagacactgtgctaagcactggcGGTACTTTCATGAACAAAAGCCTTCTCCATACATGACTTCCATTGGTGACTCTTGCCCCTGGCTGTCTCGGCCCTCCTGGACAGTGGAGAAGGATGGAATGAGCTGTCCAGGCAGCAGGAGGCCGGGATGGTGGGTCACCCGGGGCCAGCTCACAGCAGCCACCAAGAGGATGCGTTTTGGCTCCTCCCAGGCTACGGAGGTTTCATGTAGCAACGCTTTCATGTGGCACAGGAGTGGCTAAGTGGCCTTATAGATACTTGGTTTATTTTTACTGGCTGAAACCATGCCCCATGGAGGGACAATAGACCCGGGTGGTGCCGAGACATTTCCACCCaaccaatctttttcttttttttctttttttttgagacagagttttgctcttgttgcccaggctgaaatgctatggcacgatcttggctcactgtaacctccgcctcccaggttcgagcaattcccctgcctcaacctcctgaatagctgggattacaggagcctgtgaccacgccagctaatttttgtatttttttttttttagtagagacagggtttcaccatgttggccaggctggtctcaaactcctgaccgcaggtgatccacctgcctcggctttccaaagtactgggattacaggcataagccattgcgcccagcccaAAATAACCCATCATCTATAGTACTGGGGCTTAAATGGTTGCAATTCATTTCAGCACTTTCTGAGTGCCTCTTATCTAATAATACTTTGTAGCCATTTGGTGAGGACTTACTGGAGGCCGACCGTATACTGGGCCCATGTCAGACCTGGGCAGTGCCTGGGTCCCCTGGGCCCTTCCTCCGCCacctgatttcacagaacatcaTGCAAACTTGAGCGTGCAGAACTAAGAGAATTCTATATCCTGCCGTCTGCTACCGGAGAACTGGCTGGAACCCGAAGGGGGAGACCACCTGGAAGCAAAAGTTGGTTAAATATTAGACCAGGGTTTATGGTATGATTCGAGTCACTCTTCTATCAAACAGGAAAGCACTTCAATCTTGGTTCTTGGAGCATAAATCTGCCTTGCAGTTTAGCACACGCTGGAGTCCACATGTGAGCCTAGCTCTGGGAGAAGCCAAGGACCAGCCACCTTTTCAGGATACCTATCCGGAGTTCCTGGCAATGTGTGTTGGGGCCAGAATCTGAGGTTGGGTGTATGGAACTGCACGGAGGGGGTTATCTGTGTGGTCCCAAGGAAGGGAAGCAAATGCACAGCCTAAGCTTGGAGCATTTCTGTTTGGAGCATATAGACTTAAACGGAGTGAACAGGTCTGTCAGGAAATTGGGTCCCAAAATGTCAGCCCCGGAAGTCCCTTAGATGTCATCCAGCATGTACATTTTGTACATAGTGATCGCAGGCCCAGAAAGTGAGAGGGATTTACCTGAGGCCATGGAGCTAATGAGCACCACAGCAGAACTGGAGGTTTCCAACCTAACACTCCCTTCCCACTACACCAtgaagtgctttaaaaaaaattttttttcttttttttttttttgagatggactttcactcttgttgccaaggctggagtgcaatggcgtggttttggctcaatgcaacctccacctcccaggttcaagcgattcttctgcctcagcctcccaagtagctgggattacaggcacccgccaccacacctggctaatttttgtatttttagtagagacaggatttcactatgttggccaggctggtctcgaattcctcaccccaagtgatccgcctgcatcggcctcccaaagtgttgggattacaggcatgagccacctcgcccggtcttttttttctattttttttattttttattttttgtgacagggtcttgctctgttgcccagactggagtgcaatggaatcCCGGCTCACTGatgtcttgacctcctgggctcaaacgatcttctcacctcagcctcctgagtatctggaaccacaggcacgtgccaccatgcctggctaattttttaatttttattgttgtagagatgggatcttgctatattgctcagacTGATtccaaactccagggctcaagtgatcctcccacctcagcctgagatcacaggtgtgtgccaccacacccagccccataacatgctttttatttatttggcctGAGCATCTGAGGGCAGTCAGAAAGTCTGGCAAAGCCAAGAGGGTGATGTGAGCTTTAACGACGGTGTCCAGGACAGGGCTGGTGATGGCGATGGAGGAGATGGCGGCTTGCTTAAAATCTCCCTACTCagcctagcacagtggctcacacttgtaatccctgcactttgggaggctgaggcgggtggatcacctgagctcaggagtttgagaccagcctggtcaacatggcgaaaccccatgtctaccaaaaatacaaaaattagccaggcatggtggggctcgcctgcagtcccagctactcggaaggcggaagcatgagaattgcttgaacccaggaggcagaggttgcagtgagccgagatcgcgccatgcactccagcctgggcaacagagactccgtttcaaaagaaaaaaaaaaaaacaaaagatctcCCTACTCAGTGTCCAGGAGAGTTGTAAGCACTTTCCAGGAATCCACTCACTTGGCACTCTGAGGAGGGGCCTGGCACTCTTGCCTCTGCTCCTGAGGCTGTCCCTCCATGGGAAGGCGATTTCACTGTCGTGAATACCTGTCTTTGAAACGAAGCAGGCACTGCATTGTATGAACCCTGAATCAAATTCAAGGAAATTGCCACCGTGGATGCCAGCAGGTGGTGGAGAGAAGAGGAGACCCTGGGGAACGACCAGCAACTGTCCCTGTCTTGGCCTTCTGGGGGTCACTGTCCTCACCGCTGTCACCTAGTGCCGGAAAATGCAGCGGGTGTGGAAAAGTCTGTGGAGGGTGAGGGCAGGCCCGATGCTGCAGGAGGCGATACAAGTCCAGTCTAGTAGGAATTTGCTTTGGGTGGCTTTTACCTTAAACAAGTGGTTATTATTTGAATGATGCATTTCACCGGAGCATGTCCGTGGTACGTGCCTGCCTCCATGTCTCTCGGTTTGGAgcctggaggtgggaggggggaggtgaGCTTTCTTCCATCATTCCTTGGTGTCTCCATTGCTCCCTGTCCCTGGCCACTGCAGCCTCGGGGTGGCCTCTCTGCGGTTTGAGACAGACCAGACGAGGGAGGGAGGGCTGGGCCAGCCCCAGGGGCTGACAGTCAGAGCTCCTGACCACCTCTCCTCCCACGCTGGTGACCGCTGAATTGCTGCCCAATGGCTGGAAATAGAAGGTGGGGCTCAGTCCCCGCTTTTTCTGCAAGGCCTGCTCCTCCCGAGCCTGCAGACGTGCCAGGCAGAGCAGGGTCCACTCCTGCCACGAACTTCTCCCTGTCTCGTTCCTCCTTCCCACCCTGTCTTCCCCAACTTCTTTCCTTCACCCACTCTTCAGGGGTTTGGCTATGTTTGTGAACTATCTGTACTGTGATTCTCTTAACAGCTTTCCAAACattgacttactctttttttttttttttttttgagatggagtctcgctctgtcgcccaggctggagtgcagtggctcagtggtgccatctcggctcactgcaacctctgcctcccgggttcaagcgattcccctgcctcagcctcctgagtagctgggaatccaggcgcctgccaccacgcctgactgatttttgtatttttagtagagatggcgtttcaccgtattagacaggatggtctcgatctcctgcgtgatccaaccacctcagcctccagaaggacTTATTCTTAAAATATCAACACAAACTTTAAGGAATGGCTGAGTGAACAGATTGCATATGCTGGTTGTGCTTTTCCTGAAACTTTCAAATAAACATTACAAAGTCCTCATCCAGGTGGCATTCCCTTGGAATCACTTGTGACAGGCAGACCTCCTTTTGGGACATAATCAAAAATGGGTTTTCCAAGGGTGTCCCTCTAATCAGCCTGTATCGGGATGTGGGTTCCCACAGCTCCATTGCCAGGGGACGgagtgatttttgttttggtttgttttttgtttttgagacagagtctcactcactctgtcgcccaggctggagtgcagtggcatgatcttggctcactgcaacctccacctcctgggttcaagtgactccctgcctcagcctcccgagtagctgggattgcaagcacacgccaccatgtccagctaattttttttttttttttttgtacttttactagagacgggattttgccatattggccaggtaggtctcaaactcctgtgctcacatgatccacccacctcagcctcccgaagtgctgggattacaggcatgagccactgcacccggccaaggacGGAGTGATTTTGGAGGAACACCTATTGCCTTTCCTCATGAGTCCTGGTAAGGGACTTACTTGACTGGGAGGTGGCCCCAGTCTTTGgtttctccctctcttttattttatgtaattaatttatttatttgagagagagTTCccctctttttgcccaggctggagtgcaatggcatgatctcagctcactgcaacctctgcctccccggttcaagcgattctcctgcctcagcctcccgagtagctgggattacaggcatgcaccaccacggccggctaattttgtatttttagtagagacagggtttcaccatgttggccaggctggtctcaaactcctgtcctcaggtgatctgcccgccttggcctcccaaagtgctgggattaccggtgtgagtcTGTAATCTCCCTCTCATGTCTTCCCTGAAGGGAGTACCCCAGGATCTATCCAGAGCCAGCCTCTGATGCAGGTAGGCCACAGTGTTCCCCACTGCTGGGTGAGACCTGCCCTGCCACAGACTTGCTTTTCTTGTGTCTGGGTTGCAAGGTCAGGATCTgggggaaaaggagaagagggGTTCATGTCAGTCTCGGGATATGGGGGACCCAGATGCCAGGTGCTGTGTCCTGAATTTGGCCTGAGAAAGATCTAGGCCCTGCTGGGTTTACAGGAGTTTTGTACACTCAGATTGAATTCCTCTCCCACTCTTATTCTGCCTCACTCCCTCATGTGCACCACACTGTAGCCATGGGCTCGCTTTTCTGCACATTGAACATGCTGTGCTTATTCTGACCTCAGGCCCTTTGCACACACTGGTCTTCCTTCCTGGAAAGCTTTTCCCCTGCAGGGCCAGCTTCTCATCATTCAGGCTTCTGCACGGGTGTCTCCTTCCCTGCCCATCCCCACCCCAGACAAGGTGCAGAGCTTCCTACAGTGTGGAGTGGCCAAGCACTCCAGGCTCCCGCCCTGTCCTGCCCTCTTTCTTTTGGTAAGGCCTACACACCATCGCCCTGGACCAAGAATCGTCTTGCCagtgggagggaagaggaggaccCTGCAGCGGGTCCCCACACAGGTGCTGCTAGTCTGGGCCTGGCCCGAGGATATGGCATTATTGGTGGAACGCATGGCAGCAGGAAGGCCTGGAGAACATGTTTCTTGTTCCTGCACCTCACACGCGTGGCCTGTCCTTGGGGGAGGTCATGCCCTGGGCACTGAATTCCTGTTTATTTGAGCTTCCAATGTGGCAATCTACGGGTTTAGTTGCTCATTCAGTCTCTAATTTATGGGACTCAACCTCCTCACCTTTCATAAAGGAAGCAGGCCATTAGTAGGAGTCTGGAAAATGTGAACCAGCTCTTAGCAGAAGAGGGTGAGTTTTGTGCGTTTTCTTTCTTGGTCATTTATTTATGGTGGGGTTATACAGAGCTCCCCCACCCCCGCCATACAAATGCACATGCTTGATGACTTTCAACAAAAAAAGAGGCAGGAAATGATGTGTAAAATGAAGAGCTTCCCCGGGGGCTGGTCATCGGTTGACACCAATGAGTGGAAGCGGATCTTGTTATGATTGTCCCTGAAAGGATGGGTGGTACTTAGATTTAGGGGCAGGGGACATAGCCCGGCATTCATGTCAAAGGCCTGCTCTTGGGCTCTAGCCCCTTCTGCTCGGCAGAGGCCCAGGAAGCTGCATTCAGAAGGAGGATGACCTCAGGCCTGACTCAGAGAAGTCCTGCTCTGGAGGTAAAGAGCACAAACTCGAGTCAGAACTGATCCCAGCTTCTCCACTCATTGGCTCTGTAAAGCACTCAGCACCTCTGAGTCCCACTTTTCCTGCCTGGTGTCTAAGGGCTAGAGAGGACGGTGGGGGAGAGTATGGCAGGGGTGGGGTCCTGGCAAGCCCTAGAGGTATGGTAAGAGCATCCTAGACCAGTAGCCCTCTGTGACTCCCAGCCCATGGCGTGGCCTCGCGGCCTCAGCTGCTTGCAAGCATAAGCTTGGAGCTGCTCTTCCTCCGGACTCTGGGGTATCCATCTCCTTGACCTGGCCATTAATGGATGTGAGTGTCTGGTACGCCTGAAATGACCCCCAGTGGGTCAAAGCCTTGTTAGGGCAGAGCACCCCAGCTTCCATGACACTCTCAGAAGGGCCTATGGCCCCAAAGCTGACACCTGACTGACTATACCCCTCTTGTCTCCCCAGGGCCCACCGGAATGACATGGAGACCATCTACCCCTTCCTTTTCCTGGGCTTCGTCTACTCCTTTCTGGGTCCTAACCCTTTTGTCGCCTGGATGCACTTCCTGGTCTTCCTCCTGGGCCGTGTGGTGCACACCGTGGCCTACCTGGGGAAGCTGCGGGCACCCATCCGCTCCGTGACCTACACCCTGGCCCAGCTCCCCTGCGCCTCCATGGCTCTGCAGATCCTCTGGGAAGCGGCCCGCCACCTGTGACCAGCAGCTAACACCTCCTTGGCCACCAGACCATGGGCCAAGAGCCGCCGCAGCTGTACCTGGGGACTTGGTGTTCCTTCCAGATTGTGGTGGGCCCTGAGTCCTGATTTCCAGGCGGCCTGCTGCGCATATGGGTCTCTGGGCCCAGTGggcctgtgtgtgtgcgcgcgcgcgtgtgtgtgtgtgtgtgtgtatgtttcttaGCCCCTTGGATTCCCGCATGAAGTGACTGACGGGAACCATTTCAAGACAGATTGTGAAGACTCACAGAAAATCCTTCAGCTAAAGTAACAGAGCATTAAAAACAccactccctctcccttcctAACAGTGAAAAGACAGAAGAGAGACTCTAAGATTCCCAAATCTAATGATCATCTGAATCCCAGGCTAAGAATGCAGACTTTTCAGACtcaccccagagattctggccCAGCCAATCTAGAGGCAATACTggcctggtattttttttttttttccaagacagagtcttgctctgctgcccaggctggagtgaagtggtatgatctggctcactgcagcctccgcctcccaggttcaagcgattctcctgcctcagcctcctgagtagctggaattacaggcgtgtgtcaccatacccggctaatttttgtatttttagtagagacagggtttcaccatgttgcccaggagggtctcaaactcctggcctcaagtgatccacccgcctcggcctcccaaagtgctgggattacaggcatgagtcactgcgatCAGCCACCATCTGGAGTTTTAAAAGGCTCCCATGTGAGTCCCTGTGATGGCCAGGCCAGGGAACCCCTGCCAGTTCTCTGTGGAAGCGAGGCTGGAGTCTTGGGTTCCTGTATGGTGGAAGCTCGGTGAGCCAAGGACAGGACTGGTTCCTCTGCCCTGGCAGACGCTTCCCTTGCCCTTGGCTTTGGATGTCTTCGCGGGAGTCTTCTCTCTGGCTCAGGTGTGGGTGGGAGGGGCCCACAGGAAGCTCAGCCTTCTCCTCCCAAAGTTGGAGTGCCTCCAAAGGGCTGTGGGTGGGGGAGCGGGAGCTTTGGGTGACCAGTCACTCAAAGGAACATTCTGGTCCCTTCGGTTATCTTCAAGATTTGGAAACTGCAAATGTGTCCTCGATGTGGAATCcttatgtatgcgtgtgtgtggtTTCTCCTAGACCCGTGACCTGAGATGTGTGATTTTTAGTCATTAAATGGAAGTGTCTGACCAGCTCCGCCCAGCACCTTGTCTTGGGTTGCGCGTTCTTGGTGTTCCCTGCTGCCCAAGCGGGACTGATGCTCCAGCGCGCTGGGCGTTCTTGCCGGTGACTGTCTAGAGCCAGTGTGGCGGGACAGGGTCTCTGGCGCAGACACCAACGCGCCCTGACTGGGTGTTAATCACACAGCAAGCAGCAGCCTCCTGCCTCCCGTTGGGGCGGGCAAGGTGGCATCCGGCGAGGGGAGCCAGGAGCACCCGAATCCTGCCCCGGTCAAGTCACCCCTCCCTGCGGGGCTGCCCCGCCCGTGGGCTGCCATCAGCTCCGTCAGGGAGGACACGGAGACTCCAGGAGGCCACCGCCCTGAAGCGCTGGGCCAGGTCTGAAAGGCGGGACTGCCAGGCTCCCCAAAGCCCCTGTGGGGAGCCCCTGTGCTGCACGGCCTCACTTTCCCTGAACGCCCCCTCCCAGCACCCCGAGGCCGGCGCCCCTCTGACGGATGTGACCTGCCGTGCCGGGGGACGGTTCTCCGGTAGCGCGGGGACCCCAGGCCCCGCCAGAAAGCGCAGTGAGTTCCTGGCTCCCGTTCGGAGCTGCGAGAGGAAACACTGCCCCCTGGTGGTAAGGAGACGCCTCTGTTTGGGGCCGCGGCGGCCCCAGGAGAGAAACGGAGAGGGCGCCATCCagattgagcacctactgtttgCTAAGCGTTGGGCTGGGCATACTAGTTGGATTTTTTTCACCTAATCCTTAAAACAGCCTGGGTGGgttggcttatgtctgtaattcaagcactttgggaggccgaggtggaaagatctgagcccaggggtttgagactagcctgggcaacaaagccagacccgctttctaccgaaaaaaaaaaaaagaattagccggtGTAATGGTGcctgcccgtggtcccagctactcaggaggctgaggcgggaggatcgcttgagcctgggaagttgaggctgcagtaagctgagatcccaccactgcactccagactgggcaacagagggaaactgtctcaaaaaaaaaaaaaaaaaaaaaaaattccctaaaaCAATCCGAGGCGGGAGGGATTTCTGTTTTTTAGATGAGGAAGGTGAGGCTTTTTAGATGAGAGAGGCGAGGTTCACAGGAAGGAGGCTTGTGGGGGGATCTCCTCA is from Macaca mulatta isolate MMU2019108-1 chromosome 15, T2T-MMU8v2.0, whole genome shotgun sequence and encodes:
- the PTGES gene encoding prostaglandin E synthase produces the protein MPAHSLAMSSPALPAFLLCSTLLVIKMYVVAIITGQVRLRKKAFANPEDALRHGGPQYCRSDPDVERCLRAHRNDMETIYPFLFLGFVYSFLGPNPFVAWMHFLVFLLGRVVHTVAYLGKLRAPIRSVTYTLAQLPCASMALQILWEAARHL